A stretch of Bradyrhizobium sp. AZCC 2262 DNA encodes these proteins:
- a CDS encoding Crp/Fnr family transcriptional regulator, with the protein MPASPAPGHHAALRHPCWFRLRRSVSRLTWTDQPERQVATMTIEKCINEFDVDDVIFEEGSTGRELFVVLDGQVEIAKMNGASKTVIVTLGKGEFFGEMAVIDGSSRSATAIAAAPNTRVMRINHARFVYLVSQQPAFALMIMDALSKRLRASNTVAFRTAANS; encoded by the coding sequence ATGCCGGCCAGCCCGGCCCCGGGGCACCATGCTGCCCTGCGGCATCCTTGCTGGTTCCGTTTGCGCCGGTCTGTTTCCCGATTAACATGGACCGACCAGCCAGAAAGGCAGGTGGCCACCATGACCATCGAGAAATGCATCAACGAGTTTGATGTAGATGACGTCATTTTTGAGGAAGGCTCGACCGGGCGGGAACTGTTCGTGGTGCTCGACGGCCAAGTCGAAATCGCCAAGATGAACGGCGCCAGCAAGACGGTGATCGTCACGCTGGGCAAGGGTGAGTTCTTCGGCGAGATGGCTGTCATCGACGGCTCGTCCCGTTCGGCAACCGCCATCGCGGCGGCGCCAAATACCCGCGTGATGCGGATCAACCACGCCCGCTTCGTCTACCTGGTCAGCCAGCAGCCGGCCTTCGCGCTGATGATCATGGATGCGCTCAGCAAGCGCTTGCGGGCCTCCAACACGGTCGCCTTCAGAACCGCGGCCAATTCATGA
- a CDS encoding MBL fold metallo-hydrolase has protein sequence MSERRPSPFKTLLDSDVCTLIEAAENVYQIRFKNRAANAYLVRGSSRTILIDVGLSSNYPHLLTCLDHIGVKPDDIDMVVLSHEHLDHIGAAYHFHGRAFIAAHRLAANKIMLRDDFSMLRKMFNEPNVPINIDLWLEEGNLIDLGNFRLNVMYTPGHTSACITLFEQDKGLLFAADTLMPGGVMGGVFGSGSIADYIQSLERLKGLNSKILLSGHGRLSDTPQDDVRIAIQRSHGLLSDTAQLFDALDARSNFEPIMQSVRDLNKLDDS, from the coding sequence ATGAGCGAGCGCAGGCCGAGCCCGTTCAAGACACTGCTCGACAGCGACGTCTGTACGCTGATCGAGGCGGCCGAGAACGTCTATCAGATCCGCTTCAAGAACCGCGCGGCGAATGCCTATCTGGTGCGCGGAAGCTCGCGCACCATCCTGATTGACGTAGGACTATCCTCGAACTATCCGCATCTGCTGACATGTCTCGACCATATCGGCGTGAAGCCCGACGATATCGACATGGTGGTGCTGAGCCACGAGCATCTCGACCACATCGGCGCGGCCTATCACTTCCATGGCCGCGCCTTCATCGCCGCGCATCGGCTCGCCGCCAACAAGATCATGCTGCGCGACGACTTCTCGATGCTGCGCAAGATGTTCAACGAGCCGAACGTGCCGATCAACATCGACCTCTGGCTGGAAGAAGGCAATCTGATCGATCTCGGCAATTTCCGCCTCAACGTGATGTACACGCCCGGCCACACCTCGGCCTGCATCACACTGTTCGAGCAGGACAAGGGGCTGTTGTTTGCCGCCGATACGCTGATGCCGGGTGGCGTGATGGGCGGCGTGTTCGGCTCCGGCAGCATCGCCGATTACATCCAGTCGTTGGAGCGGCTGAAGGGCCTGAACTCGAAGATCCTGCTGTCTGGCCACGGCCGGCTGTCCGACACCCCGCAGGACGACGTGCGGATCGCGATCCAGCGCTCGCACGGATTGTTGTCGGACACCGCGCAATTGTTCGACGCGCTGGATGCGCGATCGAATTTCGAACCGATCATGCAATCGGTGCGCGACCTCAACAAGCTCGACGACAGCTAG
- a CDS encoding AAA family ATPase, protein MVVERSEPNFPHPHDEAPPVRAANLEWRMGSLVLDPVARILIHDGTPLPLGERAVSILLMLVERSGQLVSKEDLIEFAWQGLAVEDSNLTVQVAALRRALALVPGGRSWIETLPRRGYRFVGIAVRSGDKDPPTSDEPRAAQSSSQLPSSKLANDKKSLPTPPALTDSRTHHMVGRAAPLDMLDRMTQRMLTGQRQIAFVTGEAGIGKTAFLQMAVDRLSQQGVDLLCGRCTERFGTDEAFLPLIDALVTRCRSTDGAELQTAIRAHAPTWMLQIPGSIGATERAAFQREVFGATRERMLREFCDLVEALTADRPWAIVLEDLHWSDLATLDALSRFARGDSKASVLILGSYRPADSIIGQHPIRRLHQDLEIHERCGELRLDRLSRMEVERHLALRFRDDAVASALSEPVFERTQGQPLFIASLIKFFIDQRVIVETDGAWRLPSEAVIPHDGVPTDLLNMINYQVGRLTEDERRLLEVASVAGGDFSAALVAAGLSRDAVEVERELEALTRKDHTLVPSGVSEWPDGTYSGSYAFRHILYQNVVYQHLAPGQRVQTHRRLGKRLEQAYGDLTSEIAPVLALHFEQGRDFPSALRYLGQAAESSAKRLGHAEAASYLTRGLSILDRLDAPDKFRLRISVLRHRSLALRSSGDLAGSVRDLKEMIVCAGHAGELRQEVAGLVAVSRFCLHADRRLCLQAAEDVLIKSQALEDDTFKAMVQGSSASINLYLKGWHEQDAARCMRAMELSAGAQDHGTLIRRYGIEGILDCWRSRYRECRRSATHGKRLASEAGDVYVFVLFNVLESTALLHLGEWRDLQRETTTALEFARKNGNEQASGLCRLTLAWLHVEAMDFDGARALCEGVDENTLNENQFAYFFQRAVLAKAFVGLRDPQGASKQFNDVQRRLEQDGIPLDFTISTQLYHCLGEYCLQIAEFDQARRWAIQLRDYAAPAPDQNHLALAHGLLARIAFATGDRNEAREHLSRALSIVDNANFPLAAWRVYLGAAKIFECIGEADDATTYRIRFETVMRTLARNFEPDDALHSSVLNALTT, encoded by the coding sequence ATGGTCGTCGAGCGATCGGAGCCCAATTTTCCTCATCCGCATGACGAAGCGCCCCCCGTCCGCGCCGCTAACCTTGAGTGGCGGATGGGGTCGCTTGTGCTGGACCCAGTTGCGCGCATCCTGATTCATGACGGTACCCCCCTGCCCCTGGGTGAGCGGGCTGTTTCAATTCTTCTGATGCTGGTGGAGCGATCGGGTCAATTGGTCAGCAAGGAAGACCTCATCGAATTTGCCTGGCAGGGTTTAGCCGTAGAGGACAGCAATCTCACAGTTCAGGTTGCTGCGTTGCGGCGTGCGTTGGCGTTGGTCCCTGGAGGGAGGTCCTGGATCGAGACTTTGCCTCGGCGCGGCTATCGTTTCGTCGGTATCGCCGTACGATCCGGAGATAAAGACCCACCGACGTCGGATGAACCACGGGCAGCCCAATCGTCTTCACAGCTACCCTCGTCCAAACTCGCAAACGATAAAAAAAGCCTGCCGACGCCGCCTGCGCTCACCGATTCACGCACGCACCACATGGTTGGGCGCGCCGCCCCGCTCGATATGCTGGACCGGATGACACAGCGCATGCTGACCGGCCAAAGACAGATTGCGTTTGTCACCGGGGAAGCCGGGATCGGCAAAACGGCCTTTCTCCAGATGGCGGTGGACCGGCTGTCGCAGCAGGGCGTCGATTTGCTGTGCGGGCGCTGCACCGAGAGGTTCGGAACCGATGAAGCGTTCCTGCCCTTAATCGACGCGCTGGTGACACGATGTCGCAGCACGGACGGAGCAGAACTGCAGACAGCTATTCGCGCCCACGCGCCAACCTGGATGCTGCAGATACCAGGTTCGATTGGTGCGACGGAGCGCGCCGCGTTTCAGCGCGAAGTATTTGGGGCGACCCGCGAGCGCATGCTCCGCGAATTTTGCGATCTCGTGGAAGCACTGACCGCCGATCGTCCATGGGCAATCGTTCTCGAAGATCTGCATTGGAGCGACTTGGCAACGCTGGACGCGCTCTCCCGCTTTGCACGAGGGGACAGTAAGGCCTCGGTGCTGATCCTCGGTTCCTATCGGCCGGCAGATAGCATCATCGGCCAACATCCCATTCGGCGTCTGCACCAGGATCTGGAGATACATGAACGCTGCGGCGAGTTGCGCCTCGATCGATTGTCTCGAATGGAGGTCGAGCGACATCTCGCACTGCGGTTCCGCGATGATGCAGTGGCGTCCGCATTGTCTGAACCCGTGTTCGAGCGAACGCAGGGACAGCCGCTGTTCATCGCATCGTTGATCAAGTTTTTCATCGATCAGCGAGTGATCGTCGAAACTGACGGTGCCTGGCGCCTGCCATCGGAAGCGGTGATTCCGCACGATGGCGTACCGACCGACTTGCTGAATATGATCAATTATCAGGTAGGCCGCCTCACGGAGGATGAACGGCGTCTTCTCGAAGTCGCCAGCGTGGCAGGCGGAGATTTTTCCGCTGCCCTGGTGGCAGCCGGCTTGTCACGCGATGCCGTCGAGGTTGAGCGTGAGCTGGAAGCGTTGACCCGCAAAGATCACACGCTGGTGCCGTCGGGTGTGTCCGAATGGCCGGATGGCACGTACTCGGGATCATATGCCTTCCGGCATATCCTGTATCAAAACGTCGTTTATCAGCATCTCGCGCCGGGACAGCGCGTGCAAACGCACAGGCGTCTGGGCAAGAGGCTGGAACAGGCATATGGCGATCTCACCTCGGAAATCGCGCCGGTGCTCGCGCTCCATTTCGAACAGGGCCGGGATTTTCCGAGCGCCTTGCGCTACCTCGGACAGGCGGCAGAGAGTTCCGCGAAGCGCCTCGGCCACGCGGAAGCCGCCAGCTATCTAACGCGTGGTCTTAGTATCCTCGATCGCCTTGATGCGCCGGACAAGTTCAGGCTGCGCATCTCCGTGTTGCGACATCGCAGCCTTGCGCTTCGCTCAAGCGGCGATCTCGCCGGCTCTGTCCGTGATCTCAAGGAGATGATTGTCTGCGCTGGACACGCCGGCGAACTTCGACAGGAGGTCGCTGGCCTTGTTGCCGTTAGCCGGTTCTGCTTGCACGCAGATCGACGCCTCTGCCTTCAGGCGGCCGAAGATGTGCTGATTAAAAGCCAAGCCCTGGAGGACGATACCTTCAAGGCGATGGTACAAGGCAGCAGTGCCAGCATCAACCTGTATCTCAAGGGTTGGCACGAACAGGACGCCGCTCGTTGCATGCGAGCAATGGAATTGAGTGCGGGCGCGCAGGACCACGGCACGTTGATCAGGCGTTATGGAATCGAGGGAATTCTTGACTGTTGGCGCTCGCGGTACCGAGAGTGTCGACGCTCGGCGACGCATGGAAAGCGATTGGCCAGCGAAGCCGGGGATGTTTACGTCTTTGTCCTTTTCAATGTGCTGGAATCCACCGCGCTGCTTCATCTGGGCGAGTGGCGGGATTTGCAGCGCGAAACCACAACCGCCCTGGAATTTGCGAGAAAAAACGGAAATGAACAGGCCAGCGGATTATGTCGACTGACACTCGCATGGTTGCACGTCGAAGCAATGGATTTTGATGGAGCCCGCGCCCTCTGCGAAGGCGTCGACGAGAACACTCTCAACGAAAACCAGTTTGCTTATTTCTTCCAGCGAGCGGTCCTGGCGAAAGCTTTCGTGGGACTGCGCGACCCGCAGGGAGCAAGCAAACAGTTTAATGACGTTCAGCGCCGCCTCGAACAAGACGGCATTCCGCTGGATTTTACAATATCCACGCAGCTTTATCACTGTTTGGGAGAATATTGCCTGCAGATTGCCGAATTTGATCAGGCGAGAAGATGGGCGATCCAGCTGCGCGACTACGCCGCCCCGGCACCCGATCAGAACCATCTCGCGCTCGCCCATGGTCTGTTGGCGCGGATCGCTTTTGCTACCGGCGATCGGAACGAAGCTCGGGAACACTTGTCGCGCGCTTTGTCGATCGTTGACAATGCCAACTTTCCTCTCGCTGCATGGCGAGTTTATCTCGGCGCCGCGAAGATATTCGAATGTATCGGCGAAGCGGACGATGCTACCACTTATCGGATCCGTTTTGAGACGGTGATGCGAACTCTTGCGCGAAACTTTGAGCCCGACGATGCCTTGCACAGCTCCGTGTTGAACGCTCTGACGACTTGA
- a CDS encoding TPM domain-containing protein — protein sequence MSIKRVGKHLLEHRWRLRRIFPPQALARIEQAIKSGEATHSGQVRFVVEGALDGAPLFRNQPARGRALDIFSQLRIWDTVHNNGVLIYLLLADHDFEIVADRGIDARVGNAGWEKICVEMERQFRAGNFEGGVIKGIEAVSRELATHFPAQEPGPNELPDAPVVM from the coding sequence ATGAGCATCAAGCGCGTCGGCAAGCATCTCCTCGAACACCGCTGGCGGCTGCGGCGGATCTTTCCGCCACAAGCGCTGGCGAGGATCGAGCAGGCGATCAAGTCAGGCGAAGCCACCCATTCTGGACAGGTCCGTTTTGTGGTCGAAGGCGCGCTCGATGGTGCGCCGCTGTTTCGCAATCAGCCGGCGCGGGGGCGGGCGTTGGATATTTTTTCGCAATTGCGGATCTGGGACACCGTCCACAACAACGGCGTCTTGATCTACCTGCTGCTGGCCGACCACGACTTCGAGATCGTTGCCGACCGTGGCATCGATGCCAGGGTCGGCAACGCCGGCTGGGAAAAAATCTGCGTCGAGATGGAGAGGCAGTTCAGGGCCGGAAATTTTGAAGGCGGCGTGATCAAGGGAATCGAGGCGGTGTCGCGCGAGTTGGCGACGCACTTTCCGGCGCAGGAGCCAGGGCCGAATGAGCTACCGGATGCGCCGGTGGTGATGTAG
- a CDS encoding TPM domain-containing protein — translation MNAARASLLGLLLCWAGAALALVAVPPLSGRVVDQTGTLTAADVASLTQTLRDLETRKGSQVAVLIVPTTDGEAIEQYALRVAEAWKIGRKKIDDGALLVIAKNDRRLRIEVGYGLEGALTDATTKRIIDEDITPKFKTGDFAGGVSAGTDRMVRVINGEKLPEPEPPHWQDTGFFNSIDPFNPFVLAFVFLVGGALRAALGRLVGSAATGGFVGILAWLVVGSLGVAAIVGVLAFLISAFIDLMPSGGSRGTRGGWSSGGSSGSSSGSSGGGFSGGGGSFGGGGASGSW, via the coding sequence ATGAACGCTGCAAGAGCCTCCCTTCTTGGGCTGCTGCTGTGCTGGGCTGGTGCGGCGCTGGCGCTCGTCGCGGTGCCGCCGCTGAGCGGACGGGTGGTCGATCAGACCGGCACGCTCACGGCGGCAGACGTCGCATCGCTGACGCAGACGCTGAGGGATCTCGAGACACGCAAGGGCAGCCAGGTCGCAGTGCTGATCGTGCCGACGACCGACGGCGAGGCCATCGAGCAGTACGCGCTCCGGGTCGCGGAGGCCTGGAAGATCGGCCGCAAGAAGATCGACGACGGTGCGCTGCTCGTCATCGCCAAGAACGACCGCCGCTTGCGGATCGAGGTTGGTTATGGCCTCGAAGGCGCGCTGACCGACGCCACCACCAAGCGCATCATCGACGAAGACATCACGCCGAAGTTCAAGACGGGCGATTTTGCCGGTGGCGTTTCTGCCGGGACCGACCGGATGGTCCGGGTCATCAATGGCGAGAAATTGCCGGAGCCGGAGCCGCCGCATTGGCAAGACACCGGTTTTTTCAACTCCATCGACCCGTTCAATCCGTTCGTGCTCGCCTTCGTGTTCCTTGTCGGCGGCGCCCTGAGGGCGGCGCTCGGCCGGCTGGTCGGCTCGGCTGCGACCGGCGGCTTCGTTGGAATTTTGGCATGGCTCGTCGTCGGCAGCCTCGGCGTGGCGGCGATCGTCGGCGTGCTCGCTTTCCTCATTTCCGCGTTCATCGATCTGATGCCCTCGGGCGGCAGCCGCGGCACACGTGGCGGCTGGTCGAGTGGGGGGAGCAGCGGTAGCAGCAGTGGCAGTTCGGGCGGCGGCTTCAGTGGCGGCGGCGGCAGCTTTGGCGGCGGCGGCGCATCGGGGAGCTGGTAG
- a CDS encoding LemA family protein: MRRLWTVLATLSCLSLTNCGYNAIQTNDEQVKANWSEVVNQYQRRADLVPNLVNSVKGFAQQEKDVLLGVTNARAKVGSIQATPEVLNDPAAFQKFQAAQGELSSALSRLLVVTENYPQLKSDALFRDLMSQLEGTENRITVARNRYIKAVQDYNVGIRTFPNNLTAMMFGYKDKPNFSVENEKEISTAPKVDFNPTPAPAK, from the coding sequence ATGCGCAGATTATGGACCGTGCTGGCGACGCTGTCGTGCCTGAGCTTGACCAATTGCGGTTACAACGCGATCCAGACCAATGACGAACAGGTCAAGGCGAACTGGTCGGAAGTGGTCAACCAGTATCAGCGCCGTGCTGACCTGGTGCCCAACCTCGTCAATTCCGTGAAGGGTTTTGCGCAGCAGGAAAAGGACGTGCTGCTCGGCGTCACCAATGCTCGCGCCAAGGTCGGCAGCATCCAGGCGACGCCGGAGGTGCTGAACGATCCCGCCGCGTTCCAGAAATTCCAGGCCGCCCAGGGCGAACTGTCGAGCGCGCTGTCGCGGTTGCTGGTGGTGACCGAAAACTATCCGCAGCTCAAATCGGATGCGCTGTTTCGCGATCTGATGTCGCAGCTCGAAGGCACCGAGAACCGCATCACCGTGGCGCGCAACCGCTACATCAAGGCGGTGCAGGACTATAATGTCGGCATTCGCACCTTCCCGAACAATCTGACCGCGATGATGTTCGGCTACAAGGACAAGCCGAATTTCTCGGTCGAGAACGAGAAGGAAATCTCGACGGCGCCGAAGGTCGATTTCAACCCGACGCCGGCGCCCGCGAAGTAG
- a CDS encoding enoyl-CoA hydratase has product MEFETIVVERPEPRIARIVMNRPEARNAQNLQMTYDLNAAFDQAVQDDEVKVIILAGSGPHFSSGHDLRPGAKNTAGVDFPPVGNWGGFAEPNAHGRFAREQEIYLQITRRWRNLAKPTIAEVHGKCIAGGLMLAWACDLIVASHDAEFCDPVVTMGVCGVEWFVHPWELGPRKAKELLFTADVWSAEEAHRLGMVNHVVPRPELSSFVMKLAERIAAKPSFALKLTKEAVNRSVDVMGQPAAIEQAFALHQLCHAHNLQEFGMIVDPAGLHPSVRKPTQAK; this is encoded by the coding sequence ATGGAGTTCGAGACCATCGTCGTGGAGCGGCCGGAGCCGCGCATCGCGCGGATCGTGATGAACCGGCCCGAGGCGCGCAACGCGCAGAACCTGCAGATGACCTACGACCTCAACGCTGCCTTCGACCAGGCCGTACAGGACGACGAGGTCAAGGTCATCATCCTCGCCGGCAGCGGCCCGCATTTTTCGTCAGGACATGACCTGCGTCCCGGGGCAAAGAATACCGCGGGCGTGGATTTTCCGCCGGTCGGAAATTGGGGCGGGTTCGCCGAACCCAACGCACACGGCCGCTTTGCGCGCGAGCAGGAAATCTATCTGCAGATCACACGGCGCTGGCGCAATCTGGCGAAACCCACGATCGCGGAAGTGCACGGCAAGTGCATCGCCGGCGGCCTGATGCTGGCGTGGGCCTGCGACCTCATTGTCGCAAGCCATGATGCGGAGTTCTGCGACCCCGTGGTGACCATGGGCGTCTGCGGTGTCGAATGGTTCGTACATCCCTGGGAGCTCGGCCCTCGCAAGGCCAAGGAACTGCTGTTCACCGCCGACGTCTGGAGCGCGGAAGAAGCGCACCGGCTCGGCATGGTCAACCATGTCGTGCCGAGGCCAGAACTTTCCTCCTTCGTGATGAAGCTCGCCGAAAGAATCGCAGCGAAACCTTCGTTCGCGCTGAAACTGACAAAGGAAGCCGTCAATCGCTCCGTCGACGTGATGGGGCAACCGGCGGCGATCGAGCAGGCGTTCGCGCTGCATCAGCTCTGCCACGCGCATAACCTTCAGGAATTCGGAATGATCGTGGACCCCGCAGGCCTGCACCCCTCCGTCCGGAAACCGACACAGGCAAAATAG
- a CDS encoding acyl-CoA dehydrogenase family protein translates to MDLTPSDEQRLLRESVDRFVSETYTADHRRRTANDPLGFSTKIWKQFADLGWLALPITEANGGLGGGAIEVGILMEAFGRGLVSEPYLSTVVIGASLVAECGTETQKQALLPDIADGSLVLAFAHSERQARFDLADVRTTAKKTPDGWRLDGDKTAVLDGHAAGQIIVSARVDDGSGKAGKLCLFLVPQGTRGITSRDFPRLGGGRACNLELRDVHLPTDALLGDGGDALPAIEAVVDRAMAALGAEAVGIMQTLLDQTLEYTKIRKQFGRPLSANQVIRHRLADMAMQCDEARSMALRAALMADAEPVARSRAASGAKAKIGKCARFVAEQSVQLHGAMGVTEELDIGSYFKRLLAFDTLFGGSAHHYRRHAALGGRAIQA, encoded by the coding sequence ATGGACCTTACCCCAAGCGACGAGCAGCGATTGCTGCGCGAAAGTGTCGACCGCTTCGTCAGCGAGACCTATACCGCCGATCACCGCCGTCGGACCGCCAACGATCCGCTCGGCTTCAGCACCAAAATCTGGAAGCAGTTCGCCGATCTTGGCTGGCTGGCGCTGCCGATCACTGAGGCCAATGGCGGGCTCGGCGGCGGCGCCATCGAGGTTGGCATCCTGATGGAAGCGTTCGGGCGCGGCCTCGTCTCTGAGCCCTATCTTTCCACGGTCGTGATCGGCGCGTCGTTAGTCGCGGAATGCGGCACGGAGACGCAGAAGCAGGCATTGCTGCCTGATATCGCCGATGGATCGCTGGTTCTGGCATTCGCGCATTCGGAACGTCAGGCGCGCTTCGATCTCGCCGACGTCAGAACCACGGCGAAGAAGACGCCTGACGGTTGGCGTCTCGATGGAGACAAGACCGCCGTGCTCGACGGCCACGCCGCAGGACAGATCATCGTCTCGGCCCGTGTCGATGACGGCTCAGGCAAAGCTGGCAAGCTCTGCCTGTTCCTGGTGCCGCAAGGCACGCGCGGCATCACCTCGCGCGACTTTCCGCGGCTTGGCGGCGGCCGGGCCTGCAATCTCGAACTCCGGGATGTGCATCTTCCCACCGACGCCCTGCTCGGCGACGGCGGCGACGCGCTGCCGGCGATCGAAGCCGTAGTCGATCGCGCGATGGCCGCACTTGGCGCCGAGGCCGTCGGCATCATGCAAACGCTGCTCGACCAGACGCTGGAATACACCAAAATTCGAAAGCAGTTCGGGCGCCCGCTGTCCGCCAATCAGGTGATCCGGCATCGGCTGGCCGACATGGCGATGCAATGCGACGAGGCGCGCTCGATGGCGTTGCGCGCAGCGTTGATGGCCGATGCCGAGCCCGTCGCGCGCAGTCGCGCTGCGTCGGGAGCGAAAGCCAAGATCGGCAAGTGCGCGCGCTTTGTCGCAGAACAGTCGGTCCAGCTTCACGGCGCGATGGGCGTTACCGAGGAGCTCGACATCGGCTCCTATTTCAAGCGGCTGCTCGCCTTCGACACGTTGTTTGGCGGCAGCGCCCATCATTACCGCCGTCACGCCGCCCTCGGCGGCCGTGCCATTCAGGCCTGA